From one Paenibacillus sp. FSL K6-1330 genomic stretch:
- a CDS encoding helix-turn-helix domain-containing protein, translated as MINFRDKEYRCTSEIVLGLISGKWKISILNRLAKGPVRYNELRRELPEATQRMLTMQLRMLESDGLIVRKVYPVSPPKVEYCLSQLGEQLAPMLMMLCDFGTNYIENFPDEVLYTNHKNA; from the coding sequence ATGATAAACTTTAGAGACAAAGAATATCGGTGTACCTCGGAAATTGTACTCGGCTTAATCAGTGGGAAATGGAAGATATCCATTTTAAACCGCTTAGCAAAAGGTCCAGTACGGTATAATGAGCTGCGACGGGAACTTCCTGAAGCAACCCAACGTATGCTTACGATGCAGCTAAGAATGCTAGAAAGCGACGGACTTATTGTTCGCAAGGTTTATCCTGTTTCACCGCCAAAAGTGGAATATTGCTTATCTCAGCTAGGTGAGCAACTTGCCCCTATGCTCATGATGTTATGCGATTTTGGAACCAACTATATCGAAAACTTTCCCGATGAAGTATTGTACACAAATCACAAGAATGCATAA
- a CDS encoding SDR family NAD(P)-dependent oxidoreductase gives MSKNQREHIALITGASNGIGLALTRKMLSENWQVVALNRSDFPEDDRFLQNHLKDGRLRAYKVKDLTDYDSLRHSLEEIKSKEQWIDILFNNAGGGLSELRYSKQGRELHYELLTVVPYIILMELKELLKNGSLKTVINTSSQVFRFTKEFTIEKLEHPKTFRKMYGPYATSKLALSLWTQAVASQLAKEGIKIRSVDPGINNTLRKGKDSGLTAGFELFMKFFSSPPTHGAKLLYEGALGKNSNETGVFLFKDRIADLKFTEHAQRVLDKISDIYSHEFLGGNVQVNG, from the coding sequence TTGAGTAAGAACCAACGAGAACATATTGCACTGATTACAGGCGCAAGTAACGGGATCGGGTTGGCATTGACCCGGAAAATGCTGTCGGAGAACTGGCAGGTGGTTGCTTTAAACCGGTCGGATTTTCCAGAGGACGATAGATTCCTCCAAAATCATCTCAAGGACGGACGGCTCCGAGCCTATAAAGTGAAGGATCTCACCGATTATGACAGCTTGAGACACTCTTTGGAAGAAATAAAAAGCAAGGAACAGTGGATCGATATTTTGTTTAACAACGCCGGAGGAGGCTTAAGTGAGCTGCGCTATTCGAAACAAGGCCGCGAATTGCATTATGAATTGTTGACGGTCGTTCCTTATATTATTCTGATGGAATTGAAGGAGCTGTTGAAGAACGGCAGCTTAAAAACGGTGATTAACACTTCGTCGCAGGTGTTTAGATTTACGAAGGAGTTTACGATCGAAAAATTGGAGCATCCCAAAACCTTCCGCAAAATGTATGGACCATATGCGACTTCAAAGCTGGCTCTTTCGTTGTGGACCCAAGCCGTCGCATCGCAGCTTGCCAAGGAAGGCATCAAGATCCGCAGCGTTGACCCGGGCATTAACAACACGCTAAGAAAAGGAAAAGATTCCGGACTGACCGCAGGGTTTGAACTGTTTATGAAGTTTTTTTCCTCTCCGCCTACTCATGGAGCCAAACTATTATATGAGGGAGCTCTGGGCAAAAACAGCAATGAGACTGGCGTGTTTCTGTTCAAAGATCGGATTGCGGACTTGAAATTTACAGAACATGCGCAGCGTGTGCTGGACAAAATCTCCGATATATATAGTCATGAATTTCTTGGAGGGAATGTTCAAGTTAATGGCTGA